The Brachyhypopomus gauderio isolate BG-103 chromosome 19, BGAUD_0.2, whole genome shotgun sequence DNA segment TCACCTTTGCAATGGAAGGCCTCCTTAAGGCTGAGCAGCACATCCGCGAACCTTCGCACGTCACTGACGAGCTGCATTATGTAGTCCGGGTCGGCCCCCGGGGCGTTGGCAAGGTCCCCCAGGCCCACGGCGCTGAGGGGGTTAGAGGCAGAGCTGCGGCCCATGTCCGGCGCCTTAGATGGGCTACACGTCACGGGTCCGGTGCCGGTCTGGGAGAGGCGAGTGATGTCCGCGGAGGAGCGCTTGTTCACGCTCTGGCGGAACATCCCAGCGGCCGCTTGTTGTGAAGACCACTCAGGTGCAGATGCAGCCTCCGCCCTCCTGGTGGTGAGACGGCCACACTGCAGGAGAACAGGGACAGGAGCAAAGACACACGTGAGCTGGTCACATTAGTCACATCAGTAACACCGGAGCAGTAGACGGCAAACGCCTTACGTCGCATAGTCTAGACGTGGTATAGACTACAGACGTCCACTGTATATGTCTATATCTGACCTTTTTGTCTGTTTGTTAAAAGAAATCTCAAACCGTTGAGATTCTTCATGACGTGGCTTTGTTTCGTCTACGCACATTACGTTAAAACTCTGCATAGCAGTGCAGTGACTCTGGGTAATATCTTTGAAGTGAATCTTAGAGGCATGCTGTCTTCTGTGCTTGGAGGAGCCATGAAGAATGAGTAGGCTGATCCATTCCTTGAGTTCTGTGCATGTTTTGACTCTACATGAGGTCTGCAGGTTGCGAGGAATGCATATGCAAAGATTTTTATCGTCATTTGAAAAAGCTTGACAAAAATATTGTCATACCAAACAAGCCTGGCTAGTACTGTAGATTAACATATCCGTaatacccctcacacacacacacacacacacacacacacacacacacacacacacacacacacacacacacacacacacacacacaaacaaactttTGCCATTAGACATTTTTAGTAGCTTTAAAGTTACTAAAGTATATTTAGGGACCATAACTAGCTGCCAAATGATGTCTCCTGGACTTTAACTCATAAAGAACAATGTTTTTATTCATAACCCCGCGTGAAAGTTTACAGTTTGGAAGACAGCATAATTACTCCCACCTAATCCTATCTAGCTTGCTCAGGCGTCTAAACTAAACAAAGTGGCCGTTATTGTGTATTTAAAAGGTACAATAAGTCAGGTAACTAGGTTAGCTGTGTAGCCAAGCTACTTAAAATAGTTACATTAACCCCAGTGATTGAAGTCGTAACGTTAATTAGGATATAGTAGCACTACTTACCAAGTAACATGATATATTTCTGAATTACTGAATATGGAGGCAAAATAATTCCATAAATATTGACTTAAATTGTATTCCACAGAAACCCAGACTgtcacactttcacagcacCATTTAGAAGTGAGCACAAACAGCTAAGACTGCTAACCACAAGCTGGAAAAAGGTTTTGAGGCGCAAAAAAACGACACCACGTGACACCCGAAGACACGTCTTATTGGTCCGCGGTATGGTCTCGTCTCTTATTGGTCCGCGGTATGGTCTCGTCTCTTATTGGTCCGCAGTGTGGTGTCGTCTCCTATTGGTTCGCAGTGTGGTGTCGTCTCCTATTGGTTCGCAGTGTGATGTCGTCTCCTATTGGTTCGCAGTGTGGCTGCGTCTATTTTGCAGTGCCGCGGTGTCTTACAGCAGGGTCGTAAGAACTAAAGGCGAGCAGGTGTAGTTGTGTAGTGTAGGTGAGCTTTTATTTTGGCCCGTGCTCATGACACGTTGATTACAACATGTCAGATGCACGTCTGGCTAAACGAGTAGTTGATGATTGAAATGATCAGGTTGAACATGAAAGCAGTTACAACTAACAATTCTGATAGAAAGGTGACAGGCCTGTCCAAGGTAATAATTCATGTATTTAATAAACGGTGAGATACTCAAATACCAACTTGGGGAAGATGACTTCGGTACATTTGACGTTTTGACgtttgaaaagttttatttcggTTATGTGCTCCACAATAaaaaagaatatatatacaaacaaacaaacaaaacaacaacacaacctcAGTTTGCTGTAAGTAAACATGTCAGCAAAATACATTTAACCGAAAAGGTATAGGTTGAAGCTTATAGCTTATTTTGCCTACCCTTTTTACATTAAGCCTATCTCACATTCTGTATACCAAAGCACAgtcacaaaataacataaaaaataaataataaataaataaataagtaaatatcaCCCAATCCATATATAATCACTGTACAAGTTTATAAGAATTTACTACTTTACTCttgtacatttttttaaatttactTACTGAACTACACATTTTCATTTCCTTACTGCAACTATTCCATAAAGTTAACCCCCTAACTGATACACATCTATTTTTTATATTAGTCCTTgctcttattttttttaatctacttgTTTCCCTAAGTTCATATGTGTTGTCTCTAATTTCAAATAACTTCTGTATACTGTTAGGAAGAgaatttttttctgccttataCATTATCTGTGCAATATGTAAATCAACTATATCGTTAAATTTTAGAGCATGTATTTTATATAGTATATGAATTCTATGAtgttttttttgtataattgTTGTTTAGTACATATGGTTTGCTACTACCTCAGTATTTGGGATTAATAAAACCTACACTAAATACCCGTCTTTCTTGATGCCttctaatttttttttccatcaaACCACAAGCTATTAAGACAAAATACTTCACACCTGTTCACACCAGTGTCCAGGCTGTATGAACGTTCCATCACTTTTCGGTATTCGTACTGAAATAAGCATTTAAATTCAGATCATCTTAAGTTCTCCAACAGATGCTAACCAGTATgtgatattatattatatatataatatatataactcTGGCTACATCTTGCGACATGAAGACGAATTACAGGTGGTTTGTACTCCCTGTACTCTCTATATTGACATAATAAAAGTCCCCTGTAAGAGAACAGAAATTAATTATGATGTTGACTCACCGAAATAAATAAGTTAAACAAATTATGCAAGGAACATTTTTAGCTAGGGTATTGTATTCGCGCATATCTAAAATAAAGAATCACCAAAGACGATTTAAAATGGGTAGGTAAAGCACTCTTATGTTACTCAAGCGCACCTCAAGCTTGTCCGGTAGTGTCTtgcttcctgattggctctATTGTAAATATGGCGGCTATCAGTAAGTACCTGACAGCCAGGAATTCTTCAATAGCAGGTGCTTTGGCATTTATTTTATACGTGTTGAAACAGAGACGTTCTTCAATATCAAATCATGGGTAAGATCGTTGGTTTCAGTAAATGCCGTCGTTTGTGTGATGCTGGATGTGGTTAATCGGGGTGAGGCTGTAACCTAACCAGGGTGTATTCTATACCGGCGTATGCATGCAGGCGTTAGACATACTGGTAAAACTATGTGCAATGGGACTGGTGACTGGTGGCTTCTGAATTCtagtttttgttttaatttctCAGCAGGGGCAAGAGGACGTCAGAGCTAATATTTGAAAATGATGTAAGTGCCCTCTACCTTTCCAAGAGCCATTTTGTGTGCTTGAATATTATAAGAATTCATACTGATTTTAATTGCATTTTCAGAAGGTCAAAAAGGACCAGGCTGTCGTGGACAAAGTTTTCGTAAACCGCATTTGCCGTATACTGAAAATCTTAGTGCCACAAGTGTTTTGCAAAGAGGTGAGTGATTTGTTCTGTATTACCAGTGTATTTTGCTATTGGATGTATTATGTCAGATTCCGTGCTATAATGTGTAATTACCTGTTTGTAATCTACAGTCAGGGTATTTGGTTCTCATTGCCACAATGCTGGTGGCCCGAACCTACTGTGATGTCTGGATGATCCACAATGGGACAATGATTGAGAGGTAAGGAGACCAAGAGGGTCTTTCATGTCACAAATGTAGTCAGTGTTGTAATTACATGGTACTAACTCTCAGGATTTTGTACGCTCTTTGAACTTTACGGTTGCCGGAGTGAATCTGATTATTTTATGATACTCAGAAACTCAGTGCTACACTGAGGTGTGTATCAAGCTTTTGAAAAGTGGGGGTGTTCTGGGATGTCATAGGCCGTTTAGCATATTTTAGTATTGTTTTAATCTGACAAAAGTGGGATGATGAAATCGTGTTTCAGAAAAAGTGGGGGTGTTGAACGTACCCACCCACCACCCATTATGTAGCTATAAATTAATATGGACTTGGTGCTATACATATTTTGCCACTAGGTGTCACTGTTTGGCCATTATAGGCAGCACATGCTGGGCTGTTAAACCGGTTTTTCCAGTCCTGTGTGCGTACTTCAGGCAGATGAGATGTCTATTTAAAGCTTGaattgagtgtctgtgtgtgtgtgtgtgtgtgtgtgtgtgtgtgtgtgtgtgtgtgtgtgtgtgtgtgtgtgtgtgtgtgtgtgtgtggtttaatgTGGCTTGCAGTGCAATTATTGGACGATCAGCAAAAGCTTTCAAGTCATACTTATTCAACTTTATTGCTGTCATGCCTTTTGTAAGTGTATTACTTTTAATTGAATTTATATATGTAATTTATTATTACTATAGAAGTTATAATATCTTATTGTTTTACATTGTGGAATTTTAAGCTTTACTTGATTATCATTTATTCTTCTTTAAAATGCAGCTTGTTATTTACAATACAAAATACAAGCAAATGAGAAAGAAGAGAAAActaatgtattatatttttattgtaATATACTAGTAAAAAGTAAACACAAATGTTTAGCTGTTGTTGAAAATCAGTGAATTTTATTGGTAATTGGTTCAGATCTTTGGAGcacaaaaacagaacacaacCTCTCAACTCTACATTTTATACATGGAATATGGAGAAGTGGTTTGTGACACATTTTATCAGGCACTCAAAGATATGTGAAGGTGCTAAACTGTTCGGACATTTACGGGTATTTGTGTTGTTGAAATTTTCATAACTTCCATGAAGCAAGTTTCATGTTTTCCTAATCAGATCTCCTTAGTCAATAATTTCCTGAAGTTGGGCCTGAACGAGCTCAAACTTCGCTTCCGCGTGAGACTCACTCAACACCTGTACAGTGACTACCTGAGGTAAATATCTCCTCATTAGCCATTTCCCTGTGAGTTGTCATCGGTTCTCAAGAACCGATGTCCCCATTTGTCCACAGAGGGTTCACCTACTACAAAATCGGTAACCTGGACAACCGCATCACCAATCCCGACCAGCTGCTGACCCAAGATGTGGAGAAGTTCTGTAACAGTGTGGTGGACCTGTACTCCAACATCAGCAAGGTAACGCAGGAGGGAGACGTCTCCAGTGTCCTACATGCGCAAATGTGTCCTCAGATGTTCTCTTCTGTCCGTGTATATCAAATCTAGCCTCTTGTTGTCCCTGCAGCCTCTACTGGACATCATCCTCTACCTCTTCAAGCTGACCACCGCCATTGGACTTTTGGTGAGTTTCATCTATGAAGGCAGGAGCTTCACGCGGTTCCTCTCCACCCTGCCACCCCATCTTTTTCGTCGCACCATCTGACACATCACGTAACGTCGTGTTTGACGTCGTCTCGCTGTCTCGCAGGGCCCTGCTGGTATGCTCAGCTACCTGGTCCTCTCTGGTCTTCTGCTGACCAGGCTACGGAGACCAATCGGCAGGATGACGGTGACGGAGCAGAAGTACGAGGGGGAGTTCAGATACGTCAACTCACGCCTCATCACGAACAGGTACCTGAGCGTCCACCGCCGCCGTTCCGCTCCTGGTTTCTGTTTGACGTCATTGCCGTGTTGAACACAGTCCGTGGGTGATATTGCAGTGAGGAGATTGCGTTCTACAATGGAAGCAAGAGGGAGAAGAAGAGCATCTATGAGACTTTCCAGAAGCTGGTATGGATACTCTGAAGGGGCAAAAAGCTGCAATATTTTGTGATGATTaaaattttttattaatttattatttttttgccacCTACAGGTGGAGCACTTGAGTCGCTTCATATACTTCCGTTTCTCCATGGGCATCGTAGACAGTATTGTAGCTAAATGTGAGTCAGGGAGAAGAAATTATAAACTGCTTACATAAGATAGTTTGTCACGTTCCCACTGTTTTGGTAAGCAGACCCTGGAATATGCAGAAACATTATTCTTGGTTTCCATAGATGTCGCATTGGTGGTTGGCTACGTGGTGGTCAGCCGTCCCTTCCTGGACCCCACAAACAAGCGTCATCTCCACAGCACGCACTCTGAGAGGCTGGAGGTAAGCTTTGAATTGACAGAGACTGGGAGTTTTGTGTGGAGGTTCTTCTAACTGTGTCACAGAGAAGGTCAGGATGTCATTGACAGGCGGAGAGACGAGCAAGTTCTCAGGCCTCATTCTGTCCAGTAATTCTGTACATTGACAACTACTGAAACTCATTTAACTTTCAAGAATTCTACTAGGATGTATGTTTTCATGTACATTTTCCAGTCTTGACATACATGTAAAGTGAGTGGACATATACATTATATTGCCAAaaatattcgctcacccatccaaattatttgAATCacgtgttccaatcacttccatggacacaggtgtataaaattaagcacctaggcatgcagactgtttttacaaacatttgtgaaagaatgggtcactcaggagttcagtgaattccagcatggaactgtaATAGGTCAAATctagtcgtgaaatttccttgctcctaaatattccacagtgaaCTGTCAGCTgttttataagaaaatggaagtgtttgggaacaacagcaactcacccacgaagtggtaggacacgtaaactgacagTGCGGGGTCAGTGGATGTTGAAGCatatagtgtgaagaggtcggcaactttctgcagagtcaatcactacagacatccaaacttcatgtggccttcagattagctcaagaacagtgcgaagagagcttcatggaatgggtttccatggtcgagcagctgcatccaagccatacatcaccaagtgcaatgcaaagcgttggatgcagtggtgtaaaacaCGCAGCctctggactctagagcagtggaggcacgttCTCTAGAGTAACGAAtcgcacttctccatctggcagtctgatggatgagtctgggtttggtggttgccaggagaacagtacttgtctgactgcattgtaccaagtgtaaagtttgatggaggggggattatggtgtggggttgttttttagGAACTGggtttggccccttagttcaagtgaaaggaactctgaatgcttcagcataccaagacattttggacaattccaagCTCCCAACTTTGGAGACCAGTTTGGAGCTGGcatcttcctcttccaacatgtcttgtgcaccagtgcacaaagcaaggtccataatgACATGGATGGCAGAATTTGGTGTGGATGACCTTGACCGGCCTGTACAGAGTTttgacctcaacccaatagaacaactttgggatgaattagagcagagactgagagccaggccttctcatccaacaacaatatgtgacctcacaaatgtgcttctggaagaatggtcaaaaatccccataaacacactcctaaaccttgtggacagccttcccagaagaactgaagctgttctagctgcaaagggtggaccaatgtcatattgtACCCTAtgtattaggaatgggatgtcacttaagctcatatgtgagtcaaggaaggtgagcgaatacttttgccaatatagtgtatgtagcGGCTGTAACGGAGGTGACCCTGTGCTGTGTGAGCCTGGCTGGACAGCAGCTCCATTGTGTTCTTGTTGGGCTGTTTGTGCAGGATTACTACCAAAGCGGACGCATGCTTCTCAGTCTGGCCCAGGCTTTGGGCCGTATCGTGCTGGCCGGCAGGGAGATGACCAGGCTGTCAGGGTGAGGACTTCCCTTAATAAACCTCATTAACACCTTTAATATGAGCTGTAATGTCACACCGTTCAGAAATGTATGAGAAATTGAACAGTGTGAACATGACTTGGGAGGCTTTAGTGTGTGACAGGAATCGCAAGCGTGACATTTAGTGTGTGACGGGACCCTGTGCATTACGGTTACCGTGACTCAGTGCGTTCCCTTTTGCAGGTTCACTGCACGGATCACAGAAATCCAAGAAGTGCTACGAGAGTTGAACTCTGGGAAATATGAGCGTACAATGATCTCCCAACCAGGAAAAGGTTTGGGGCTTCACATTTCACCGTTATTAGCAGATAACTGTCACTTGAATAGATAAAGCTGattttttaatatttcagaatttccaatgtcaGAGTCTGAAGCTGTAGAGAAAATGAAGTTGGTCCCTGGTAGTGGAGAAATCTTTAATGCAGATAATATCATCAGGTAAGATAAAAAACTACACAGCCCAGTTATGAATGATAACCTGGTTATCACTCATAACTCTACACATCAGTCATAGATCACTTACAGTTCAGGAACTCCTTCATGCATTATGTCAAGCACTTAAGAAGCTTGCCTTACATGGGTTATTGGAGAGATCAACGGGATGTGTTCACCCACAGGTTCGAGCACATACCTCTCGCAACACCCAATGGAGATATCCTGATTCACGACTTATCGTTTGAGGTTGGTGTTGTATTCTGTATTAAGCGGAAGCTCGGTATGTAATTGAATTTTTATCACATGTAAGCCGTGATGCCTCGTCTAATTTCACCAACGCTTAGGGGCCCAACCAGATTTACAGGCCCATGGATCTTCTGGATCATATGAGCAGAACTTTGTGTCCTTCATCAAAATCTTTGGCACCAAGCAAGCAGTGCTGAACAGTGATAAAAGCCTTCAGCCATGTGCCATGAGCACATGGCACTGAGGCCACAAGCAATGCCTTCATTTATTCTTGCTTTAGCTCAAAAATGTAC contains these protein-coding regions:
- the abcd3b gene encoding ATP-binding cassette sub-family D member 3b — encoded protein: MAAISKYLTARNSSIAGALAFILYVLKQRRSSISNHGRGKRTSELIFENDKVKKDQAVVDKVFVNRICRILKILVPQVFCKESGYLVLIATMLVARTYCDVWMIHNGTMIESAIIGRSAKAFKSYLFNFIAVMPFISLVNNFLKLGLNELKLRFRVRLTQHLYSDYLRGFTYYKIGNLDNRITNPDQLLTQDVEKFCNSVVDLYSNISKPLLDIILYLFKLTTAIGLLGPAGMLSYLVLSGLLLTRLRRPIGRMTVTEQKYEGEFRYVNSRLITNSEEIAFYNGSKREKKSIYETFQKLVEHLSRFIYFRFSMGIVDSIVAKYVALVVGYVVVSRPFLDPTNKRHLHSTHSERLEDYYQSGRMLLSLAQALGRIVLAGREMTRLSGFTARITEIQEVLRELNSGKYERTMISQPGKEFPMSESEAVEKMKLVPGSGEIFNADNIIRFEHIPLATPNGDILIHDLSFEVSSGTNVLVCGPNGCGKSSLFRVLGELWPLFGGRLTKPERGKLFYVPQRPYMTIGSLRDQVIYPDAHEDQRSKGTSDKVLKEYLDNVQLGHILDREGGWDSVQDWMDVLSGGEKQRMAMARLFYHKPQFAILDECTSAVSVDVEDYIYSHCRKVGITLFTVSHRKSLWKHHEYYLHMDGRGNYEFKPITKETVEFGS